A region from the Dehalococcoides mccartyi CG5 genome encodes:
- a CDS encoding helix-turn-helix domain-containing protein — MTKEGMTIAQAADLLGVSTRTIRRYIKSGKIQAELVPGSFGEEYRIYEIPSDLKKEDEEDLSLQTIQTPIQFMDVVRELHEKNLALAAQLGAATEKIKQMESQLKLLNAPGENTPDSTPKQGWFERLWQKLGWTEKS, encoded by the coding sequence ATGACTAAAGAAGGTATGACTATTGCCCAAGCCGCTGATTTACTGGGTGTTTCCACCCGTACCATTCGGCGTTATATCAAGTCCGGCAAGATACAGGCAGAACTGGTTCCCGGCTCTTTTGGCGAGGAATACCGTATTTATGAAATTCCCTCTGACCTGAAGAAGGAAGACGAGGAAGACCTTTCTCTGCAGACTATCCAAACCCCTATCCAGTTTATGGATGTAGTCCGTGAACTTCATGAAAAAAATCTGGCTTTGGCTGCCCAGCTAGGAGCGGCTACTGAAAAGATTAAACAAATGGAGAGTCAGCTTAAACTGCTTAATGCACCGGGTGAGAATACCCCTGACAGCACACCTAAACAGGGCTGGTTTGAACGGCTCTGGCAGAAACTGGGCTGGACAGAAAAGTCCTGA
- a CDS encoding TetR/AcrR family transcriptional regulator — MPETIKADNRKMQAEKRRREILDAALKIFAEQGYQGATISQISETAGTSLELLYHYFPNKKALMEAVIAENSFLPMLKNILGKPGNQNIQTVLTKLCLEFYRLLENKKELVSVFLREGTSNPTVRQVWFGMLAQGALSFKIFLDQYVERGVLKAHSTDISARSLMSATVMLYLTNEAFGEGFAKPAEFITQMVANQLSGIEIRQKE, encoded by the coding sequence ATGCCAGAAACAATTAAAGCAGATAACCGCAAAATGCAGGCTGAAAAACGCCGCCGTGAGATACTGGACGCTGCCCTTAAAATATTTGCCGAACAAGGCTATCAGGGGGCAACCATAAGCCAGATATCCGAAACCGCCGGAACTTCGCTGGAACTGCTTTACCATTACTTTCCCAACAAAAAAGCCCTTATGGAGGCGGTAATAGCCGAAAACAGCTTCCTGCCCATGCTAAAAAACATACTGGGCAAACCCGGCAACCAAAACATACAGACTGTCTTAACTAAATTGTGTCTGGAATTTTACCGCCTGCTTGAAAACAAAAAAGAACTGGTAAGCGTGTTTTTACGGGAGGGAACCAGCAACCCGACGGTGCGGCAGGTATGGTTCGGTATGCTCGCCCAAGGGGCTCTTTCCTTTAAAATATTTCTCGACCAATATGTGGAACGGGGAGTGCTGAAAGCCCACTCCACTGATATTTCCGCCCGCAGCCTCATGTCGGCAACCGTTATGCTTTACCTGACTAATGAAGCCTTTGGAGAAGGGTTTGCCAAACCGGCGGAATTCATAACCCAGATGGTAGCCAACCAGCTTAGCGGTATAGAAATTCGCCAAAAAGAATAG
- the hypF gene encoding carbamoyltransferase HypF: MPAPKQTKRFAFTLSGVVQGVGFRPFVYQLAAKHRLAGWVRNTSAGVEIEAEGARQALNAFSEELTSLNPPQSVIKTFKQTEIPLTGEEGFEIKPSQSLAGRFQLVSPDIATCTECQKDIFAPRNRRYRYPFTNCTNCGPRFTIIEDIPYDRPLTTMKNFKMCPDCQAEYDNPLNRRFHAQPNACPICGPRLWLADKTGTELSNTDTIAEAAKLLQDGQILAIRGLGGFLLAADATNPQAVATLRNRKHRPSKPFAVMLANLEEARKYCSISKEEENLMVSPAAPIVLCRWNKESPVCPETAPGQNYLGIMLSYTPLHHLLLKEINKPLVMTSGNLSEEPIAKDNDEALKRLCNIADYFLLHNRPIYSRYDDSVVMYEAGEKRVLRRARGYAPYPVQTHFKGKEVLAMGPQEKNTFCLLKDGYAFVSQHIGDMQNPETLDSFEETLAVYLKLFRSKPEIIAADLHPGYIATALAEEWSDRLDIPLVKVQHHHAHIASCLAEHGCDDEVIGVALDGTGYGLDGNIWGGEFFCGGIKQGFSRQAHLEYLPLPGGEAAIKKPYRTAVSYVYTLLGEEGLGFFKDIDPEKLDIIKSQLNKKLNSPLTSSTGRLFDAVAALCGICRVANYDSQPAIELEAEAKDTEFAQFYPFELDLDKGIYLIRLKGILEGVLSNIKSGKTAAYISVKFHNTVSQIVLDTCRKLSAESGLTKVALSGGVFQNRRLFRQVIQQLETEGFKVLTHKEIPSNDGCISLGQAVIAANQGGL, translated from the coding sequence ATGCCCGCACCTAAACAAACCAAACGGTTTGCCTTCACACTTAGCGGTGTTGTCCAAGGGGTGGGTTTCCGCCCGTTTGTTTACCAGCTGGCCGCCAAACACCGCTTAGCCGGCTGGGTCAGAAATACCTCCGCCGGAGTGGAGATTGAGGCAGAAGGTGCAAGGCAGGCACTGAACGCCTTTTCAGAAGAATTGACCAGTCTTAATCCGCCTCAGTCAGTTATAAAAACATTCAAACAGACTGAAATACCTTTAACAGGCGAAGAAGGGTTTGAAATCAAACCCAGCCAGAGTCTTGCAGGCCGCTTTCAGCTGGTCTCACCGGATATAGCCACCTGCACCGAGTGCCAAAAGGATATCTTTGCTCCCCGAAACCGCCGTTACCGCTACCCCTTTACCAACTGTACCAACTGCGGACCCCGTTTTACTATCATCGAAGATATACCCTATGACAGACCCCTGACCACCATGAAGAACTTTAAAATGTGCCCTGACTGTCAGGCCGAATATGACAACCCTTTGAACCGCCGTTTTCATGCCCAGCCGAATGCCTGTCCGATATGCGGCCCCCGCCTCTGGCTGGCCGACAAAACCGGTACAGAGCTTTCAAATACCGATACCATAGCAGAAGCCGCAAAACTGCTTCAAGACGGTCAAATTTTAGCTATACGGGGCCTGGGAGGCTTTCTGCTGGCCGCCGACGCTACCAATCCACAGGCCGTAGCCACCCTTAGAAACCGCAAGCACCGCCCTTCAAAACCCTTTGCGGTTATGCTGGCAAATCTGGAAGAAGCCCGAAAATACTGTTCCATATCCAAAGAAGAAGAAAACCTCATGGTTTCACCCGCCGCACCCATAGTCCTTTGCAGGTGGAACAAAGAAAGCCCCGTTTGCCCTGAAACTGCCCCCGGTCAAAATTATCTAGGCATTATGCTCTCTTACACCCCTCTCCACCATTTACTTCTTAAGGAAATAAACAAACCCCTTGTCATGACCAGCGGCAATCTGAGTGAAGAGCCCATTGCCAAAGACAATGACGAAGCCCTGAAAAGGCTCTGCAATATCGCGGATTATTTTCTGCTCCACAACCGTCCCATCTACTCCCGTTATGATGACAGCGTGGTCATGTATGAAGCAGGCGAAAAGAGGGTGCTCAGACGGGCCAGAGGCTACGCCCCTTACCCTGTCCAGACCCATTTCAAGGGCAAGGAAGTACTGGCCATGGGGCCGCAGGAAAAGAACACTTTCTGCCTGCTGAAAGACGGTTACGCCTTTGTCAGCCAGCATATAGGGGACATGCAAAACCCGGAAACACTGGACAGCTTTGAAGAAACGCTGGCGGTGTACTTGAAACTGTTCCGCTCAAAACCTGAAATAATAGCCGCCGACCTGCACCCCGGTTACATCGCCACCGCTCTGGCAGAAGAATGGTCTGACAGGCTTGACATACCTCTGGTCAAAGTCCAGCACCACCATGCCCATATTGCATCCTGTCTGGCTGAACACGGCTGTGACGATGAGGTTATAGGGGTGGCTCTGGACGGCACGGGTTATGGTCTGGACGGGAATATCTGGGGCGGGGAATTTTTCTGCGGAGGTATAAAACAGGGATTTAGCCGCCAAGCCCATCTAGAATATTTGCCGCTCCCCGGAGGCGAAGCCGCCATCAAAAAGCCTTACCGCACAGCGGTGTCATATGTCTATACCCTGCTGGGAGAAGAAGGCTTGGGCTTTTTTAAAGATATAGACCCGGAAAAACTGGATATTATAAAAAGCCAGCTCAACAAAAAACTGAATTCCCCGCTCACTTCCAGTACCGGCAGGCTGTTTGATGCGGTTGCCGCCCTGTGCGGAATCTGCCGGGTGGCCAACTATGACTCACAGCCGGCCATAGAGCTGGAAGCCGAGGCAAAAGATACTGAATTTGCCCAGTTCTACCCCTTTGAGTTAGACTTAGACAAGGGCATTTACCTGATTCGGCTGAAAGGCATACTGGAAGGTGTGCTTTCGAACATCAAATCAGGCAAAACAGCCGCTTATATATCGGTAAAATTTCACAATACTGTCAGCCAAATAGTTCTGGACACCTGCCGCAAGCTTTCAGCCGAAAGCGGGCTTACAAAAGTAGCTCTTTCAGGCGGGGTTTTCCAGAACAGACGGCTTTTCCGGCAGGTGATACAACAGCTGGAAACAGAGGGGTTTAAAGTGCTTACCCACAAGGAAATCCCCTCTAATGACGGCTGTATATCACTGGGTCAGGCGGTAATAGCCGCCAACCAAGGAGGATTATAA
- the hypE gene encoding hydrogenase expression/formation protein HypE, protein MDKTKILLAHGSGGRLTHDLISKYLVQSLSNPLLNKLDDAAVFKTGGNMAFTTDSYVVSPIFFPGGNIGKLAVCGTVNDLSVMGAVPKYLSLSFIIEEGLDITVLEEIIQSIAAAAKEAGVEIVTGDTKVVNIGKADKIFINTAGVGFIPEELDISGSNAQPGDAVIVSGTMGDHGIAIMAQREGLNFKIAVESDCAPLNGLIADMLKACPRIHVMRDPTRGGLATTLNEIAAQSQVGIELDEESIPVKPAVGGACDALGLDPLYVANEGKLIAILPEEFAPKVLSAMKAHPYGVDSAVIGRVTAKNPSRVSIRTPLGALRILDMQSGELLPRIC, encoded by the coding sequence TTGGATAAAACTAAGATATTACTGGCCCATGGTTCGGGCGGACGCCTGACCCATGACCTTATTTCCAAATACCTTGTCCAATCCCTGTCAAACCCGCTTTTAAACAAGCTGGACGACGCGGCTGTTTTTAAAACCGGGGGCAATATGGCTTTTACCACCGACAGTTACGTGGTAAGCCCCATTTTCTTTCCCGGCGGCAATATAGGCAAACTGGCAGTCTGCGGTACGGTAAACGACCTGTCTGTCATGGGGGCTGTCCCCAAATACCTCAGCCTGTCATTTATCATTGAGGAAGGGCTGGACATAACCGTTCTGGAGGAAATCATACAATCCATTGCCGCTGCCGCTAAAGAAGCCGGGGTAGAAATAGTGACCGGAGACACCAAGGTAGTCAATATCGGCAAAGCCGACAAGATATTTATAAATACGGCCGGGGTAGGCTTCATACCCGAAGAGCTGGATATATCCGGTTCCAACGCCCAGCCGGGTGATGCGGTAATTGTATCCGGCACTATGGGCGACCATGGTATTGCCATTATGGCTCAGCGTGAAGGACTGAACTTTAAAATAGCAGTTGAAAGTGACTGTGCTCCTTTAAACGGGCTGATAGCCGATATGCTTAAAGCCTGCCCCCGAATACACGTCATGCGTGACCCCACCAGAGGCGGGCTGGCCACCACCCTTAACGAAATAGCCGCCCAATCACAGGTAGGTATAGAGCTTGACGAAGAGTCCATACCTGTCAAACCGGCAGTGGGCGGTGCCTGCGATGCGCTGGGGCTTGACCCGCTGTATGTAGCCAATGAAGGCAAGCTGATAGCTATCCTGCCTGAGGAATTCGCACCAAAAGTACTTTCGGCTATGAAAGCCCATCCGTACGGAGTAGACAGTGCCGTTATCGGGCGGGTCACTGCCAAAAACCCGTCACGGGTCAGCATCCGCACCCCGCTGGGGGCACTTCGGATACTGGACATGCAAAGCGGCGAGCTCTTGCCCCGCATCTGCTAG
- a CDS encoding glycerol-3-phosphate acyltransferase, translating to MPLLFILLSYLLGTFPAAYLAVYLSQTGDIRLKGDRNMGAQNACRCLG from the coding sequence ATGCCTTTACTTTTTATCCTTCTAAGTTATCTGCTCGGAACTTTTCCTGCAGCCTATCTGGCCGTATACCTGAGCCAAACCGGAGATATCCGCCTGAAGGGTGACCGGAACATGGGCGCCCAGAATGCCTGCCGTTGCCTTGGCTGA
- a CDS encoding HypC/HybG/HupF family hydrogenase formation chaperone, whose product MCLAVPAKIISLEDSVAEVDLNGTTYKASVMLTPEAKVGDYVLLHTGYAIQVIDEKDALETLEIFKQMEML is encoded by the coding sequence ATGTGCCTTGCAGTCCCTGCCAAAATAATATCCCTTGAAGACAGCGTGGCGGAAGTGGATCTGAACGGAACCACTTATAAAGCCAGCGTCATGCTTACCCCTGAAGCCAAAGTGGGTGATTACGTACTGCTCCACACCGGCTATGCCATACAGGTAATAGACGAAAAAGACGCTCTGGAAACTCTGGAAATATTCAAACAGATGGAGATGCTTTAG
- the hypA gene encoding hydrogenase maturation nickel metallochaperone HypA translates to MHELSITEELLKTIVAKAEEAKARNVSRINLVIGEYAGVVEDSVKMCFEILSQDTIANGAVLEFSRIPAKFRCRLCGHTFPSGQNLLVCPECQGWNAEVIAGNEFFIESIEVDDESQSS, encoded by the coding sequence ATGCACGAACTGTCAATAACCGAAGAACTGCTTAAAACCATTGTAGCCAAGGCAGAGGAAGCCAAAGCCCGAAACGTCAGCCGGATAAATCTGGTTATCGGCGAATATGCGGGCGTGGTGGAAGACAGTGTAAAAATGTGTTTTGAGATACTCAGTCAGGATACAATAGCCAATGGGGCAGTTCTGGAATTCAGCCGTATACCTGCCAAGTTCCGTTGTCGCCTGTGCGGCCATACCTTCCCTTCCGGCCAAAATTTACTTGTCTGCCCGGAGTGTCAGGGCTGGAATGCCGAAGTGATAGCCGGCAACGAATTTTTTATTGAAAGCATTGAGGTAGATGATGAAAGTCAAAGTTCTTAA
- a CDS encoding co-chaperone GroES produces MAIRFEPLHNMVLIQPQEKQDMSKGGIIIPDAAQEKSQEGLIVAVGPGRLDKDGKRETMSIKVGEKVLFPKFGGVELKSGGVEYIIMPESQIMAKIVG; encoded by the coding sequence ATGGCAATTAGATTCGAACCCCTGCACAACATGGTACTCATCCAGCCCCAGGAAAAACAGGATATGAGCAAAGGCGGTATCATCATACCTGACGCCGCTCAGGAAAAATCCCAGGAAGGCTTGATTGTAGCCGTGGGCCCCGGCCGTCTGGATAAAGATGGCAAGCGCGAAACCATGAGCATCAAAGTTGGAGAGAAGGTTCTTTTCCCCAAATTCGGTGGTGTTGAACTTAAATCTGGCGGCGTGGAATATATCATCATGCCCGAGAGCCAGATCATGGCTAAAATCGTAGGCTAA
- a CDS encoding M16 family metallopeptidase: MYELSVLPSGLRVISHHMPASRSVTICIYIGVGSRYEKDCEAGASHFIEHMVFRGSAKYPNSQLISSAIEGVGGILNAATDRESTLYYAKVGSDKFALALDVLSDMLVTPVFDPEDLEKERKVVYEEISMSMDNPSHRVGLLIDEILWPNHPLGRDIAGSRQSVAGLDRQRLLSFMHCHYNPANVVVAVAGDIKHSPAVSAISQAFSGLGGQNIVQTFEPYHSGNPCPVGVDKRDAEQINLMLAMPGMNRLDNRRYAFSILNTILGDGMSSRLFAHVRDNLGLAYSVQSGTEFLHDTGAFSIFAAVDPANLTACIEAILSEMEAAKTTITAEELTKAKEMSKGRIQLAMEDSRYMAKWIGSQELLCRRVNTHEDVIRLIDGVTLTSVMELAGEYFRKPEMRLALVGQIDKEKVSCLLKD, encoded by the coding sequence TTGTATGAATTAAGTGTTTTGCCAAGCGGCCTTCGGGTGATAAGCCACCACATGCCTGCCAGCCGTTCGGTTACCATTTGCATATATATAGGGGTGGGTTCACGTTATGAAAAAGACTGTGAAGCCGGCGCCAGCCATTTTATAGAGCACATGGTATTTAGAGGGAGTGCCAAGTACCCCAATTCCCAGCTTATTTCCAGCGCCATAGAGGGGGTGGGTGGTATTTTGAATGCGGCTACCGACCGTGAGTCCACCCTTTACTACGCCAAAGTGGGCAGTGACAAATTTGCTCTGGCACTGGATGTGCTTTCGGATATGCTGGTAACCCCTGTGTTTGATCCTGAAGACCTTGAGAAAGAACGCAAGGTTGTCTACGAAGAGATAAGCATGAGCATGGACAACCCTTCCCACCGGGTAGGTCTGTTGATTGATGAAATACTCTGGCCGAATCACCCTTTGGGCAGGGATATAGCCGGCAGCCGCCAGAGTGTGGCAGGTCTGGACAGGCAGAGACTACTTAGTTTCATGCATTGCCATTATAACCCGGCCAATGTAGTGGTGGCAGTAGCCGGAGATATAAAGCACTCACCCGCGGTTTCGGCTATCAGTCAGGCCTTCAGCGGTTTGGGCGGTCAGAATATAGTTCAGACTTTTGAACCTTATCATTCCGGCAACCCCTGTCCGGTAGGGGTAGACAAAAGGGATGCAGAGCAGATTAACCTGATGCTGGCAATGCCGGGTATGAACCGGCTGGATAACCGCCGTTATGCTTTCAGTATACTAAATACCATACTGGGTGACGGCATGAGTAGCCGTCTCTTTGCCCATGTCAGGGATAATCTGGGTTTGGCTTATTCTGTCCAGTCCGGTACGGAGTTCCTGCATGATACAGGGGCTTTTTCCATATTTGCCGCTGTAGACCCCGCAAATCTGACGGCCTGCATAGAGGCTATACTTTCGGAGATGGAAGCCGCCAAGACAACTATAACCGCAGAAGAGTTGACAAAGGCTAAGGAAATGTCCAAGGGGCGGATTCAGCTGGCTATGGAAGACAGCCGCTATATGGCCAAATGGATAGGCTCTCAGGAATTGTTATGCCGAAGGGTAAACACCCATGAAGATGTTATCCGCCTGATAGACGGGGTGACCCTGACAAGCGTAATGGAACTGGCAGGGGAGTATTTCAGGAAACCTGAGATGCGGCTGGCTCTGGTGGGGCAGATTGATAAAGAAAAGGTGAGCTGTTTACTGAAAGACTAG
- a CDS encoding DUF5679 domain-containing protein — protein sequence MQGYCMKCRAKKEMKNTKQITMKNGRPATQGVCPDCATKMFKIGKA from the coding sequence ATGCAGGGTTATTGTATGAAATGCCGCGCTAAGAAGGAAATGAAAAATACCAAGCAGATCACCATGAAGAACGGCCGTCCCGCCACTCAGGGTGTTTGCCCCGATTGCGCAACCAAGATGTTCAAAATCGGCAAAGCATAA
- the groL gene encoding chaperonin GroEL (60 kDa chaperone family; promotes refolding of misfolded polypeptides especially under stressful conditions; forms two stacked rings of heptamers to form a barrel-shaped 14mer; ends can be capped by GroES; misfolded proteins enter the barrel where they are refolded when GroES binds) — MAKQIIFGEKVRVSLKKGVDTLANTVRVTLGPKGHPVALERKWGAPTVIDDGVTIARDIELPDAFENMGAQLVKEAATRTSDAAGDGTTTSIVLAQAIINEAFKNIAAGAEPINLKRGIEKAVAALKAQLRKNSTPVKGKQQIVQVATITGKDPEIGNLIADVMDKVGKDGVITIEESRGLRYETSYVEGMQFDRGYISAYFVTDPGRMESVMEDATILMTDRKIETVAELLPALEKILQISKNLVIVAENVEAEALATLVVNKLRGNLNILAVKAPGYGDRQKAMLEDMAILTGGHVISKEAGRKLDSVTEADLGHARRIVSNKDKTTIIDGEGSAEAIKDRIKQIKAQIEETESAFDREKLQERQAALVGGVAVIAVGAATETEMKERKARVEDALAATRAAIEEGILPGGGTGLLNALPCLDALKLEGDEATGVNIVRKALIEPVRWIATNAGKDGNVIVDKVKNSPVGHGYNAENDVFGDMAEMGIIDPTMVVRSALENAASIANMVLITDSLVADIQEKAPAAPGPEAAGMY, encoded by the coding sequence ATGGCTAAGCAGATTATATTTGGCGAAAAAGTCAGGGTCTCCCTTAAAAAGGGTGTTGACACTCTGGCAAATACAGTAAGAGTAACCCTTGGCCCTAAAGGTCATCCCGTAGCCCTTGAGCGGAAATGGGGCGCACCCACTGTTATAGATGACGGTGTAACCATTGCCCGTGATATTGAACTGCCCGATGCTTTCGAGAATATGGGCGCCCAGCTGGTCAAAGAGGCCGCTACCCGCACCAGCGATGCCGCCGGTGACGGTACCACCACCTCTATCGTACTGGCTCAGGCCATTATCAACGAAGCCTTCAAGAATATTGCCGCCGGTGCCGAACCCATCAACCTGAAACGCGGTATTGAAAAGGCTGTTGCCGCCCTAAAGGCCCAGCTCCGCAAGAATTCCACCCCCGTCAAGGGCAAACAGCAGATTGTTCAGGTTGCTACCATTACCGGTAAAGACCCTGAAATCGGTAACCTGATTGCTGACGTTATGGACAAAGTCGGCAAAGACGGCGTTATCACTATTGAAGAATCCCGTGGCCTGCGTTATGAAACCAGCTATGTAGAAGGTATGCAGTTTGACCGCGGTTATATCAGTGCCTACTTCGTAACTGACCCCGGCCGCATGGAATCCGTCATGGAAGATGCCACCATTCTTATGACTGACCGCAAGATTGAAACCGTTGCCGAGCTTCTGCCCGCTCTGGAAAAAATCCTGCAGATTTCAAAGAATCTGGTCATCGTAGCTGAAAACGTTGAAGCTGAAGCTCTGGCTACTCTGGTAGTCAACAAGCTGCGCGGCAACTTAAACATCTTGGCTGTCAAAGCCCCCGGCTATGGCGACCGCCAGAAGGCCATGCTGGAAGATATGGCTATCCTGACCGGTGGTCATGTAATCAGCAAGGAAGCCGGCCGCAAGCTGGATTCCGTAACCGAAGCTGACCTTGGTCATGCCCGCAGGATTGTTTCCAATAAAGACAAGACCACCATCATTGACGGCGAAGGCTCTGCCGAAGCTATCAAGGATCGCATCAAGCAGATTAAGGCCCAGATTGAAGAAACCGAATCTGCCTTTGACCGCGAAAAACTGCAGGAACGCCAGGCTGCTCTGGTCGGCGGCGTAGCCGTTATCGCCGTAGGCGCTGCTACCGAAACCGAAATGAAAGAACGCAAAGCCCGCGTTGAAGATGCTCTGGCTGCCACCCGTGCCGCCATTGAAGAAGGCATCCTGCCCGGCGGCGGCACCGGCCTCTTGAATGCCCTGCCCTGCCTTGATGCCCTGAAACTGGAAGGCGACGAAGCCACCGGTGTCAATATCGTCCGCAAGGCTCTTATTGAACCCGTCCGCTGGATTGCCACCAACGCCGGCAAAGACGGCAACGTCATTGTTGACAAGGTCAAGAACTCACCCGTCGGCCATGGTTACAACGCTGAGAATGATGTCTTCGGCGATATGGCTGAAATGGGTATCATTGACCCCACCATGGTTGTCCGCTCCGCCCTTGAGAACGCCGCTTCTATTGCCAACATGGTTCTCATCACCGACTCACTGGTAGCTGACATCCAGGAAAAAGCCCCTGCCGCCCCCGGCCCTGAAGCCGCAGGTATGTACTAA
- the hypD gene encoding hydrogenase formation protein HypD, whose amino-acid sequence MNFIEEFRNSQSGRTLLEYINKRSTKPARFMEFCGGHTVAIFRYGIRQLLPPHIEMLSGPGCPVCVTSTADLDKVIALSRLTGVIICSFGDLLRVPSSRQSLLEVRAEGADVRIVYSTMDALEIARQNPAKKVIFVGIGFETTAPTIAASVIQARNQGLDNYYVMSLHKITPPVMRAILDAGETRLSGIICPGHVSSITGSNAWEFIPKDYHLACAVSGFESLDILYCVKSLVDQVEDKTPRLDVSYSRAVKPEGNLAALKIMDEVFDICPANWRGIGILPESGLCLKPEFAAFDAEKNFEIKLSEPSRETPGCLCGEIIKGTRTPLECKLFSKVCTPENPVGPCMVSSEGTCAAYYHYGGKLG is encoded by the coding sequence GTGAATTTCATAGAGGAATTCCGAAACAGCCAGTCAGGGCGTACCCTGCTGGAATACATAAATAAACGTTCCACCAAGCCTGCCCGCTTTATGGAGTTTTGCGGAGGGCATACCGTAGCCATTTTCCGTTACGGCATCCGCCAGCTGCTGCCGCCCCATATTGAAATGCTGTCAGGACCGGGCTGTCCTGTCTGTGTAACCTCTACTGCCGATCTGGACAAAGTCATAGCCCTGTCCAGACTGACCGGGGTCATCATCTGCTCATTCGGTGATCTTTTGCGGGTTCCCTCCAGCCGCCAAAGCCTGCTGGAAGTGCGGGCGGAAGGGGCAGACGTACGTATTGTTTACTCTACCATGGACGCACTGGAGATAGCCCGCCAAAACCCTGCCAAAAAGGTTATCTTTGTGGGTATAGGCTTTGAAACCACCGCCCCCACCATTGCCGCTTCGGTAATTCAGGCGCGTAATCAAGGGCTTGATAATTATTATGTAATGTCGCTCCATAAAATAACCCCTCCCGTCATGCGGGCTATACTGGACGCGGGTGAAACCCGTCTTTCGGGCATAATCTGCCCCGGACATGTTTCTTCCATTACCGGCAGTAACGCCTGGGAGTTTATCCCCAAAGACTACCATCTGGCCTGTGCCGTTTCCGGTTTTGAAAGCCTGGACATACTCTACTGTGTCAAGTCACTGGTAGACCAAGTGGAGGACAAAACTCCCCGTCTGGATGTCAGCTATTCACGGGCAGTCAAACCCGAAGGCAACCTTGCCGCCCTGAAGATTATGGACGAAGTATTTGATATCTGCCCGGCCAACTGGCGCGGCATAGGTATTTTGCCCGAAAGCGGTCTCTGCCTGAAACCAGAATTTGCCGCTTTTGATGCTGAGAAAAACTTTGAAATAAAACTCTCCGAACCCAGCCGCGAAACACCCGGCTGTTTGTGCGGCGAGATTATTAAGGGCACCCGGACACCGCTGGAATGCAAGCTGTTTTCAAAGGTTTGCACCCCGGAAAATCCGGTCGGGCCGTGCATGGTCTCCTCTGAGGGCACTTGTGCCGCCTATTACCATTACGGAGGCAAACTTGGATAA
- the hypB gene encoding hydrogenase nickel incorporation protein HypB, which translates to MKVKVLKNITDMNDQLATRNKHMFADKGILVINVMSSPGAGKTSLLLKTIELLGNDARVGVIEGDIASSVDAEKIAATGSQAIQINTDGGCHLDANMVATAADGLELDKLDIIFIENVGNLVCPAGFQLGEAKRVVLASVPEGDDKPTKYPFMFRDTDVIVITKMDYLPLSDFNMESFRKTVLGLNPDVKIIELSVRNGQGLDEWIAWLKSNLLQRQ; encoded by the coding sequence ATGAAAGTCAAAGTTCTTAAAAATATAACCGATATGAATGACCAGCTGGCCACCCGAAACAAGCATATGTTTGCCGACAAAGGCATACTGGTTATAAATGTCATGTCTTCGCCCGGTGCCGGCAAAACCAGTCTGCTTTTAAAGACTATCGAGCTGCTGGGGAATGATGCCCGGGTGGGTGTGATAGAGGGTGATATTGCCTCAAGCGTAGATGCCGAAAAGATAGCCGCAACCGGCTCGCAGGCTATCCAGATAAATACAGATGGGGGTTGTCACCTTGACGCCAACATGGTTGCAACCGCCGCAGACGGGCTGGAACTGGACAAACTGGATATCATTTTTATTGAAAACGTGGGTAATTTGGTCTGCCCGGCCGGTTTCCAGCTGGGTGAAGCCAAAAGGGTAGTTCTGGCATCCGTGCCGGAGGGTGATGATAAACCAACCAAATACCCCTTTATGTTCAGAGATACAGACGTAATAGTCATAACCAAAATGGATTACCTGCCCCTCAGTGATTTCAATATGGAATCCTTCCGCAAAACAGTGCTGGGTCTCAACCCGGACGTCAAAATAATTGAGCTTTCAGTAAGGAATGGACAAGGGCTGGACGAATGGATAGCCTGGCTGAAAAGCAACCTTTTACAGAGGCAATAA